ATCCGTGTTCCTCGTCCATCAGCAACGAGGCGATCTGCGGATGAACTTTGGCCACCAGCTTGCTGCTGCGGCCCGACGCGGCCTCGGCCCGCAGTCGGCGCATTACCTCGGAGGCGATGCTCACCGCGCTGCGGATCTGGCCCTTGCCCTCGCAGTATGGGCAGGGCTCGCTGAGCACGTGCAACAGGCTCTCGCGCGTGCGCTTGCGCGTCATCTCGACCAGCCCCAACTCGGAGATGTGGTGCACCGAGGTGCGCGAGCGGTCCGTGCGCAGGCCGTCCTCGATCGCCGAAAGCACGCGCTGACGGTCGACCTGGCGCTCCATGTCGATGAAGTCGATAATGATGATCCCGCCGATGTTGCGCAGCCGCAGTTGGTAGCAGATCTCGCGCACGGCCTCGAGGTTGGTCTTGAGAATCGTGTCCTCGAGGTTGTGCTTGCCCACAAAGCGGCCGGTATTGACGTCGACCACGGCCAGCGCCTCGGTCTGTTCGATCACGATGAAACCGCCCGAGCGCAGCCAGACCTTGCGTTGCAACGCCCGGCTGAGTTCGACCTCCAGGCCATGGACGTCGAACAGCGGCTCAGGTGCATCGTAGTACTCGATCGGCGGTAGGTTCAGCGCCATCATCGGCTCGAGCACATCGTGGATCCGCTTCTGCTCCTCCTCGTCGTCGACCATCACGCGCTTGAGTCCCAACGAGCATAGATCGCGCACCGCGCGTAGGCCCAGTGAAAGCTCCGAGTGCAGTAGGCTCGGCGCGCCGGCCACACGGTTACGCTCGCGGATCGAGTTCCAGAGGTTGAGCAGCATCTGTATGTCGTTGCGCAGCACGCTCTCGTCCTGCCCCTCGGCCGCTGTGCGCACGATCGCGCCCATTGTCGGCTGCCTGATGCTCTCAAGCACCTTGCGCAACCGATCGCGCTCCTGTTCGGACTCGATGCGGCGGCTGACCCCCACGTGGTCCATGGTCGGCAGCAGCACCAGGGTCTGTCCGGGCAACGAAACGTGCGAGCTGACCCGCGCGCCTTTGGTGCCCAGCGGCTCCTTGGCCACCTGCACTAGGATCTCCTGCCCCTCCTGCAGCAGCTTTTGGATCGGCACGGTCCCTTCCGAG
The nucleotide sequence above comes from Candidatus Alcyoniella australis. Encoded proteins:
- a CDS encoding Rne/Rng family ribonuclease produces the protein MEAELLINVTSDESRVALLESGVVTEFFVERRSRRSLVGNIYKGRVVRVLPGMQAAFVDIGLDRAAFLYVADVIEDLESHFNAHGEQWINGIEEQRSLRSEGTVPIQKLLQEGQEILVQVAKEPLGTKGARVSSHVSLPGQTLVLLPTMDHVGVSRRIESEQERDRLRKVLESIRQPTMGAIVRTAAEGQDESVLRNDIQMLLNLWNSIRERNRVAGAPSLLHSELSLGLRAVRDLCSLGLKRVMVDDEEEQKRIHDVLEPMMALNLPPIEYYDAPEPLFDVHGLEVELSRALQRKVWLRSGGFIVIEQTEALAVVDVNTGRFVGKHNLEDTILKTNLEAVREICYQLRLRNIGGIIIIDFIDMERQVDRQRVLSAIEDGLRTDRSRTSVHHISELGLVEMTRKRTRESLLHVLSEPCPYCEGKGQIRSAVSIASEVMRRLRAEAASGRSSKLVAKVHPQIASLLMDEEHGFLEQIEVMHGTQIQVRSHPEYHVEQYNIVNL